From Chryseobacterium sp. H1D6B, a single genomic window includes:
- a CDS encoding fibronectin type III domain-containing protein, which yields MTKNYTRLGDRKYSVLNPEKAIEVGSDPDSYGKNKTSWFTGLMMIVALFFAGGNSFAQTNIANYTFSKSSGTYTPITGGTVFISGTYDNSVSPAITMGGTFPFGGANMTTCYISTNGFITFGAAPSTSSYTPLSSLGSTTGAIAAFAQDGGTAATSTTSEIRYQDLGTEFVVQFTDHANYYNSATEKLNFQIRLNYATGAVTIVYGNCTDPGTSTSGSAVQVGIRGNSVTYATNVNNLYVGNVPASTTCDWSNAVTGYSNSSSMLFSSTTNVNVKIPTGLTYTWTPGTQLPVRTFTAPTAVTNTGATLAWTAPTGATSYNVQYRVPGTCAWTNWSGNPVATNSVTFTGLNQATSYQVRVQAVNGAAQSIYSHTPSSSGTGDGYAATGTFTTLANCASVVTALTSSAVALNSATIGWTAPTAAPANGYEYYYSTSSTAPTGSTAASGAVAAGVVSANLTGLTSATPYYFWVRTNCNGTDKGAWVGSSSFTTACSVTNVPYTLDFTNVTTPALPPCTSAVNDGTGNVWNTYSLNTSGFTGNVLNYSYNSTNAANTWFFTQGITLTAGTSYRIKYKYGNASGTTYPEKLKVAYGTSAASSSMTNVLADYPAVNNATANSVSVDFIPSVSGVYYFGFQAYSAANMNRLYVDDINVDVTPTCLEPSAVTVSNIATTTAGVSWTAPSSVPGNGYEYYYSTTNTAPTSSTVASGVSNGTTVSVSGLSPATTYYIWVRSVCSSTDKSIWSTSATFITACNTVASFNENFDSTTIISAGNLPTCWTSIGTNSTYARVYASTAISGPNALYIYNDGTATGMASTPEISTLQTGNYILKFKGRANFTAGGIVQIGYLTNPADTSTFVMLGSYTASSVTAVDDYSLSITGVPAGVNKLVFKHTGVPANSILIDDMSYQLNPALATSEVSGIKNNIKAYPNPFGDVLNISDISNVRSVFVTDIAGRLVKTIDNPASALQLGDLKSGLYLVTLNMKDGSKQTIKAIKK from the coding sequence ATGACAAAAAATTACACACGTTTGGGTGACCGGAAATATTCGGTGCTCAACCCGGAAAAAGCCATTGAAGTTGGGAGTGATCCCGATTCTTATGGTAAAAATAAGACATCATGGTTTACGGGTTTAATGATGATCGTTGCTTTGTTTTTTGCAGGGGGTAATAGCTTTGCGCAGACTAACATAGCAAATTACACGTTTTCTAAAAGTTCTGGAACATATACGCCTATTACGGGAGGTACAGTATTTATTTCTGGAACTTATGATAATTCCGTTTCACCGGCAATAACAATGGGGGGCACTTTCCCTTTTGGAGGTGCGAATATGACTACCTGCTACATCAGTACAAATGGTTTTATTACTTTTGGAGCAGCGCCTTCTACATCTAGTTATACTCCTTTATCAAGTTTAGGATCTACAACTGGAGCAATTGCTGCTTTTGCCCAGGATGGGGGAACCGCTGCTACTTCTACAACTTCTGAAATCAGATATCAGGATTTGGGGACAGAGTTTGTGGTTCAATTTACTGATCATGCCAATTATTATAATAGTGCAACTGAAAAGCTGAATTTTCAAATTCGTTTGAATTATGCTACAGGTGCTGTTACTATTGTTTACGGTAACTGTACAGACCCTGGAACGTCTACTAGTGGTTCTGCCGTACAAGTTGGCATTAGAGGAAATAGTGTGACTTATGCAACTAATGTGAACAATCTGTATGTTGGAAACGTACCGGCATCTACAACTTGTGACTGGTCTAATGCAGTGACTGGTTATTCAAATTCAAGTTCTATGCTGTTCTCATCAACAACTAACGTGAACGTTAAAATTCCAACTGGATTAACATATACTTGGACTCCTGGTACTCAGCTGCCAGTAAGAACTTTTACAGCTCCTACTGCTGTTACTAATACTGGCGCTACTTTGGCTTGGACTGCTCCAACTGGTGCGACAAGTTATAACGTTCAATACAGAGTTCCTGGAACTTGTGCTTGGACTAACTGGAGCGGTAACCCTGTTGCCACGAATTCAGTTACATTCACAGGATTAAATCAAGCAACTTCATATCAGGTTAGAGTTCAGGCTGTAAACGGTGCTGCTCAATCAATTTATTCACATACACCTAGTTCATCAGGTACAGGTGATGGATATGCTGCAACGGGAACTTTTACTACTTTAGCTAACTGCGCCAGTGTAGTTACGGCTTTAACGTCGTCTGCAGTTGCCCTTAATTCTGCTACGATCGGCTGGACGGCTCCTACTGCAGCACCTGCCAATGGTTATGAGTATTATTACAGTACATCATCTACAGCTCCTACTGGATCTACAGCAGCATCTGGTGCTGTGGCTGCTGGTGTAGTCTCTGCTAATTTAACAGGTTTAACTTCAGCTACTCCTTATTATTTCTGGGTAAGAACAAACTGTAACGGAACAGATAAAGGGGCTTGGGTTGGTTCTTCAAGTTTTACTACTGCTTGTAGTGTTACTAATGTTCCATATACATTAGACTTTACGAATGTTACTACACCAGCATTGCCTCCGTGTACATCTGCTGTAAATGACGGAACAGGAAATGTATGGAATACATATAGTCTTAATACTTCAGGATTTACAGGAAATGTATTGAATTATAGCTATAATTCTACAAATGCTGCAAATACTTGGTTCTTTACACAGGGTATTACTCTTACAGCTGGTACCAGCTATAGAATAAAATATAAATATGGAAATGCAAGCGGAACTACTTATCCAGAGAAACTTAAAGTTGCCTATGGAACATCTGCTGCAAGTTCATCAATGACTAATGTGCTGGCAGATTATCCGGCAGTTAATAATGCTACTGCAAATAGTGTTTCTGTGGATTTCATTCCATCTGTAAGCGGTGTTTATTATTTTGGTTTCCAAGCCTATTCAGCAGCCAATATGAATAGACTGTATGTAGATGATATTAATGTTGATGTGACGCCTACTTGTCTAGAGCCTTCAGCGGTAACAGTTTCCAATATAGCAACTACAACTGCTGGTGTTTCTTGGACTGCTCCGTCTTCAGTACCAGGAAATGGATATGAATATTACTATTCTACAACTAATACGGCTCCAACATCTTCTACTGTAGCTTCAGGGGTAAGCAATGGAACTACTGTTTCAGTATCTGGTTTATCTCCGGCAACGACTTATTATATCTGGGTACGCTCAGTATGTAGTTCAACAGATAAAAGTATCTGGTCAACTTCAGCAACATTTATTACAGCATGTAATACGGTAGCCAGCTTTAATGAGAATTTTGATTCTACTACTATTATTAGCGCTGGGAATTTACCAACATGCTGGACGAGTATCGGAACAAATTCTACCTATGCAAGAGTGTATGCGTCTACTGCAATTTCGGGTCCGAACGCTTTATATATCTACAATGACGGTACAGCAACAGGTATGGCTTCAACACCGGAAATTTCTACATTGCAGACAGGGAACTATATTCTTAAGTTTAAGGGTAGAGCAAACTTTACAGCTGGTGGAATTGTACAGATTGGATATTTAACAAATCCTGCTGATACATCTACTTTTGTAATGTTAGGATCATATACAGCTTCTAGTGTAACAGCTGTAGATGATTATTCATTGAGTATTACAGGGGTTCCTGCAGGTGTTAATAAACTTGTGTTTAAACATACAGGTGTTCCTGCTAACTCTATACTTATTGACGATATGAGTTATCAATTGAATCCAGCTTTAGCAACTTCTGAAGTTTCTGGAATCAAGAATAATATCAAAGCATATCCGAATCCATTTGGTGATGTATTGAATATTTCTGATATATCTAACGTTAGATCTGTATTTGTAACTGATATTGCAGGAAGATTAGTGAAAACTATTGATAATCCGGCTTCTGCTCTTCAATTAGGAGATCTTAAATCTGGACTTTATTTAGTAACATTAAATATGAAAGACGGTTCTAAACAGACGATCAAAGCAATTAAAAAATAA
- a CDS encoding T9SS type A sorting domain-containing protein produces the protein MRKLLLSCLLLISMVLSAQIGLGTGSTNVGVAPVSTYYGYSYVQQIFTKQEINANAAGNITGLKFYLDPSMSITNSSDWVVYLGQTSKTAFTSDTDWIPVSQLTQVFSGTVTNMNGIVEITFTTPFPYNNINNLVVAAEENSPGYDDNDYDEAFYVYDAAPASSLGFRADSTNPDPAAPPAGDLHAYKSVISIEGLTANSTPACPTVTYPGYNASFIPLSPTITWSASSGAASYKVSLGTTPGGTDVANQQPVTGNNFTPSAPLNQNTTYYLKVVSVAAAGESSGCLETMFKTIPPVPANDECADAVTLTVNPDLNCGTVTPGYTLNATDSGLSPDPCYGTPDDDVWFKFVATSSTHRISLTNIVSIGTDDSTDTYFQVFSGACGSLTSILCSDPDTSVVSGLTPGNTYYVRVYSYYGAGDNQSFNICVGTPPAPPANDDCSGALSASVFPYSYTQADAEYDTNNGGFVTVCSNYMNDGTWFKFTGDGDTFDITVSMPAGSDFDPQLGLYSGSCASLACENTVDDGGMGDSENLSIQTVAGTVYYVNVGHYDGSTDEPEGAFTISINKNSLGTSEISGTKNNIKAYPNPFVDVLNISDISNVKSVSITDISGRSVKTIENPAKQLHVGDLTSGMYIVLLKMKDGSTQSIKIIKK, from the coding sequence ATGAGAAAACTTTTACTTTCATGTTTGTTGTTAATAAGCATGGTTTTAAGTGCCCAAATTGGTTTAGGCACAGGAAGTACAAATGTTGGAGTAGCTCCGGTAAGCACCTATTATGGGTACTCTTACGTACAGCAGATCTTCACAAAGCAGGAAATTAATGCCAATGCAGCGGGAAATATTACAGGACTGAAATTTTATTTGGATCCTTCAATGTCGATCACCAATTCTTCAGACTGGGTAGTGTATCTGGGACAGACTTCGAAAACAGCTTTTACATCTGATACAGACTGGATTCCTGTTTCACAGCTGACACAGGTGTTTTCTGGAACAGTTACTAATATGAATGGAATTGTGGAAATTACTTTTACCACCCCTTTTCCCTATAATAACATTAATAATTTGGTAGTAGCGGCAGAAGAAAACTCACCGGGTTACGATGATAATGATTATGATGAGGCTTTTTATGTGTATGATGCTGCGCCTGCTTCTTCTCTTGGTTTTAGGGCTGACAGTACAAATCCAGATCCGGCAGCTCCGCCAGCGGGAGACCTGCATGCATATAAATCTGTAATTTCTATTGAAGGGCTTACTGCAAACTCTACTCCTGCTTGTCCTACAGTGACATATCCGGGATATAATGCATCATTTATTCCGCTTTCACCAACGATTACTTGGTCGGCTTCTTCAGGTGCAGCAAGTTATAAAGTATCCCTTGGTACAACTCCAGGCGGAACAGATGTGGCCAACCAGCAGCCTGTAACGGGTAATAATTTTACTCCTTCAGCACCGCTTAATCAAAATACAACTTATTATTTGAAAGTAGTTTCTGTAGCTGCAGCAGGAGAATCTTCCGGCTGCTTAGAAACAATGTTTAAAACAATACCTCCGGTGCCTGCAAATGATGAATGTGCAGATGCCGTTACATTGACAGTAAATCCAGATCTGAACTGTGGAACTGTAACTCCAGGATATACACTTAATGCAACCGATTCAGGTTTAAGTCCTGATCCATGCTATGGAACTCCGGATGATGATGTATGGTTTAAGTTTGTTGCAACGTCTTCAACCCACAGGATTTCTCTCACGAATATTGTTTCTATAGGAACTGATGACAGTACTGATACTTATTTTCAAGTATTTAGCGGAGCATGTGGCAGTTTAACGAGCATCTTATGTTCAGATCCTGACACATCCGTTGTTTCAGGTCTTACTCCGGGAAATACGTATTATGTAAGAGTGTATAGTTATTATGGAGCCGGTGACAATCAGAGTTTTAATATCTGTGTTGGGACACCGCCGGCACCACCTGCAAATGATGACTGCTCTGGAGCTTTGTCAGCATCTGTTTTTCCTTACAGCTATACACAGGCTGATGCTGAATATGACACTAATAATGGCGGATTTGTAACGGTCTGCAGCAATTATATGAATGATGGTACTTGGTTTAAATTTACTGGAGACGGAGATACTTTTGATATTACTGTTTCTATGCCTGCGGGAAGTGATTTTGATCCTCAACTTGGACTTTATAGCGGCAGCTGCGCCAGTCTGGCATGTGAAAATACTGTAGATGACGGAGGAATGGGAGATTCAGAAAACCTGTCAATACAAACTGTTGCCGGTACAGTATACTATGTGAACGTAGGTCATTATGATGGTTCCACAGATGAACCTGAAGGAGCATTTACAATAAGTATTAATAAAAATTCGCTTGGTACTTCTGAGATTTCGGGCACTAAAAATAATATTAAAGCTTATCCAAACCCATTTGTGGATGTTTTAAATATCTCTGATATTTCAAATGTGAAATCAGTTTCTATTACTGATATTTCGGGAAGATCAGTTAAAACAATTGAGAATCCAGCGAAGCAGCTTCATGTAGGTGATCTTACATCAGGTATGTATATCGTATTGTTGAAAATGAAAGACGGTTCTACACAGAGTATTAAAATAATTAAAAAGTAA
- a CDS encoding ion transporter, whose translation MEREHNLIPEDSLWKRFLYRIIYRSDTKLGKLFDIILLSLILASTFIIMMESVPQLDKRFHYTFIILEWIISMFFSVEYLMRVTVIKNKKNYIFSFFGIIDFLALVPFYLSFFFPITKYFLIFRMLRMLRIFRIFNLLDFMNDGYLIVRALKNSSRKIYIFLLFLIIFSVIVGSLMFMVEGGRTGFETIPQSIYWAVVTVTTVGYGDVSPITPMGKFFAVILMLAGYSIIAVPTGIVTAEMRNKRQNLEKICERCGNEDIDDDARYCKQCGKKLA comes from the coding sequence ATGGAAAGAGAGCACAATCTTATCCCAGAAGACTCACTCTGGAAAAGGTTTCTTTACCGCATTATTTATCGTTCTGACACCAAGCTTGGAAAACTATTCGATATTATATTATTATCTTTAATTCTTGCGAGCACCTTCATCATCATGATGGAAAGTGTTCCTCAGCTGGATAAAAGGTTTCATTATACGTTCATTATCCTTGAATGGATTATTTCAATGTTCTTTTCTGTAGAATACCTCATGCGGGTCACCGTTATCAAAAATAAAAAGAACTATATTTTCAGCTTTTTCGGAATTATAGATTTTTTAGCCCTCGTTCCTTTTTACCTGAGTTTTTTCTTTCCGATCACAAAATATTTTTTGATCTTCAGAATGCTGAGAATGCTGAGAATCTTTAGGATTTTTAATCTTCTGGATTTCATGAATGACGGCTATTTAATTGTAAGAGCTTTAAAAAACAGTTCAAGAAAAATTTACATTTTCCTTTTATTTTTAATTATTTTCTCTGTGATCGTCGGGTCTCTGATGTTTATGGTAGAAGGCGGGAGAACAGGTTTCGAAACGATCCCGCAGTCTATTTACTGGGCTGTAGTTACGGTAACTACAGTAGGATACGGGGATGTTTCTCCCATTACTCCGATGGGTAAATTTTTTGCTGTCATTCTGATGCTTGCAGGTTATTCTATTATTGCCGTGCCTACAGGAATTGTAACAGCAGAAATGAGAAACAAAAGACAGAACCTCGAAAAGATCTGTGAAAGATGCGGCAATGAAGATATTGATGATGATGCAAGGTACTGCAAGCAGTGTGGCAAGAAATTAGCTTAA